GGCGCTGCGCGTAACACCGGCTTCCCGCTACGCGTGATCCGGACCTTCCCGCCCGCGTCCGAATCGGACCCCCTCGAACGTTGCTACTACGTACCTAGTTGACAGCGGCGCCCCGGCGCGTTTACGCTGAATCGGGAACGACGCCTCGGTGGGTCCGCCAGCGCTTCGATGACGGCCGGCCGAGACCGGTGAAGCTGATGGTTCGGGAGGGAAAGGATCAATCTCGTGGAGATCAAGTTCACGACCCGGGAACTCGACCTCATGGCGGTGCTGTGGGAGAGAGGAGACTCGACCGTCGCGGAGGTGCAGGAACGCCTCGGCGACGAGTTGGCCTACACCACCGTGCTCACGATCCTCCGGACGCTGGAGGAGAAGGGGTACGTGGGGCACACCCAGGAGGGGAAAGCCTACCGCTATCACACGCTCGTGGGGCGCGACTGCGCCGGCGCGAGCGCGGTGCGCCGACTGGTTCAGAAGATGTTCCAGGGGTCGCCCGAACTGCTGCTCACGCACCTCGTCTCGGACCGGGCGCTCTCGAAGGAGGACCTCGAGAACCTGCGCGGTCTCGTGGACGAACGCCTCAGCTCGAAGGAGTAGGGACATGGTCATCGCCTGGATCGGATACTGCCTGTTGATTTCAGGACTCCTCGCCCTGGCGGCCCTGGCCTCGGAGCGGGCGCTCGGCCACTTCCGGAAGCCCGTGCGCGGGGCGTGGTTCGCGGCAATCGCCGGGTCCGTGACGGTGCCCGTGGTCGCCTTCTTCGCGCCCGGACTCCTTCCCGGCTTCGGGGTGTCGTCGGCCGCGCCGGCGGCCGGGCTGGGCGGTCTGGCGGTCGCAACCGCGGCGCCGGGGTCGCCCGCAACGGCCGCGGCGGCCGGTGGAGCTTTCGATGCGGCGGCGGTCGGCACGGTGCTGGGGTGGGGCTGGTTGGTCCTGGCCGTCGCCATGGTCGCCTATCTCGGGCGGATCTACGGCCGGCTGCGGTCGGAGATGCGGACGTGGAAGCCGGGCCGCGTGGCGGGATCGCCGGTCATGATCTCCGACGCGCGGGGGCCGGCCGTCGTCGGGATCCGGCGCTCGGTCGTCGTCATGCCAAGGTGGATCCCAGAACTCGACGACCGGCTGCTCCGCCTCGTCTTCCTCCATGAGCGCGAGCATCAGCGCGCCGGCGACCATCGGCTCTTCGCGGCGGCGGTCACCGCGCTCGTCCTGATGCCCTGGAACCCGGTCGTGTGGTGGCAAGTGTCCCGGCTGCGGCTCGCGATCGAGTTCGACTGCGACCGTCGCGTGCTCGGGCGTGGCGAATCGCGGCGAGACTATGCGGACGCCCTCATCACCGTCGGGAGCCGCGTCTCCGGGTCGCTGCTCGCCGCGGCCGCCTTCGCCGAACGGAAGCCGGCCGTGGAACGGCGCCTGCGCCGCATGACC
This window of the Candidatus Palauibacter australiensis genome carries:
- a CDS encoding BlaI/MecI/CopY family transcriptional regulator; translated protein: MEIKFTTRELDLMAVLWERGDSTVAEVQERLGDELAYTTVLTILRTLEEKGYVGHTQEGKAYRYHTLVGRDCAGASAVRRLVQKMFQGSPELLLTHLVSDRALSKEDLENLRGLVDERLSSKE
- a CDS encoding M56 family metallopeptidase, whose translation is MVIAWIGYCLLISGLLALAALASERALGHFRKPVRGAWFAAIAGSVTVPVVAFFAPGLLPGFGVSSAAPAAGLGGLAVATAAPGSPATAAAAGGAFDAAAVGTVLGWGWLVLAVAMVAYLGRIYGRLRSEMRTWKPGRVAGSPVMISDARGPAVVGIRRSVVVMPRWIPELDDRLLRLVFLHEREHQRAGDHRLFAAAVTALVLMPWNPVVWWQVSRLRLAIEFDCDRRVLGRGESRRDYADALITVGSRVSGSLLAAAAFAERKPAVERRLRRMTEPPVNMRLLRTLGASGLAMVAVLFVLGCPGPESGMNAPEPPAATVTPPSEASEWVPPLMPSEDAMTRGDRPSFIAYDRPPVLQNAEEVSDALVQAYPTNLKEAGIGGRVEMWLYVDTSGMVRNSELKTSSGSGVLDAAAAEVAAAMRFEPAMNRDQPTDVWVSQFITFQIQGDADTPPARRVSVADEGAPLI